A genomic window from Mesorhizobium sp. 131-2-1 includes:
- a CDS encoding SRPBCC family protein, which yields MPSNVFRFDESWDIPDASPQEVWDVLSDAELLPLWWGDVYKEVVPLDKKGKGVAGSRAKARARGALPYELNFIIEAAELAPGRLVVVKTFGDFDGLWRAELSPSGNGTLVNLIWQVTVLRPILKLLAPLLRPAFAWNHRWTTPRGEAGLRRYLSERKSREAA from the coding sequence ATGCCGAGCAACGTCTTCCGTTTCGACGAGAGCTGGGACATTCCAGACGCGTCTCCACAGGAAGTGTGGGATGTGCTGTCAGACGCCGAGCTGCTGCCGCTTTGGTGGGGCGACGTCTACAAGGAGGTCGTGCCGCTCGACAAGAAAGGCAAGGGGGTGGCTGGCTCGCGGGCCAAGGCTCGCGCGCGTGGCGCGCTGCCCTACGAACTGAACTTCATCATCGAGGCGGCCGAGCTTGCACCCGGCCGGCTGGTGGTGGTCAAGACCTTCGGCGATTTCGACGGCCTGTGGCGGGCGGAACTGTCGCCATCGGGGAATGGCACCCTTGTCAACCTGATCTGGCAAGTCACGGTGCTCAGGCCAATCCTGAAGTTGCTGGCGCCGCTGCTGAGGCCGGCCTTTGCCTGGAACCATCGCTGGACGACGCCGCGCGGCGAAGCCGGCCTGCGCCGCTATCTGTCGGAGCGGAAGAGCCGCGAGGCGGCCTGA
- a CDS encoding GNAT family N-acetyltransferase has protein sequence MPDMPSPIVEVAAEDEPAVLALNNRHAAELSWLEPERLSFMLGEAFYARRIGALEAFIMTFDQDARYDSPNFLWFRERYPRFVYVDRVVVAAAARGRGHARRLYEDLFDHVRRAGQAIVTCEVNADPPNPASDAFHAALGFAEVGDAVIHGGKKAVRYYLRQLT, from the coding sequence ATGCCGGACATGCCTTCGCCGATCGTCGAGGTTGCCGCCGAGGATGAACCTGCCGTCCTCGCCCTCAACAACCGGCATGCGGCCGAACTCTCCTGGCTCGAACCCGAGCGGCTCTCCTTCATGCTCGGCGAGGCCTTCTACGCGCGTCGCATCGGTGCGCTTGAGGCCTTCATCATGACCTTCGACCAGGACGCTCGCTACGACAGCCCGAACTTCCTCTGGTTTCGCGAACGCTACCCGCGTTTCGTCTATGTCGACCGGGTGGTCGTCGCGGCAGCGGCGCGCGGCCGTGGTCACGCCCGCCGGCTCTACGAGGACCTGTTCGACCATGTCAGGCGCGCTGGCCAGGCGATCGTCACCTGCGAGGTGAATGCCGATCCGCCCAATCCGGCTTCGGATGCCTTCCATGCGGCGCTGGGCTTCGCCGAGGTCGGCGACGCGGTGATCCATGGCGGCAAGAAGGCCGTGCGCTACTACCTCCGGCAGCTCACCTGA
- a CDS encoding copper homeostasis protein CutC, whose protein sequence is MTKQSPLPLIELCVEGIDGLLAAQAAGADRVELCASLVEGGITPSLGTVRAALELATVPFHVIVRPRGGDFLYSDTEYRSMLADVSALADLGVAGVVVGCLNADGTIDEARMGELVRAAGPLNVTCHRAFDMTRDPVEALEALVRCKVGRVLTSGQRDSALEGAELLAALVRQAGERIIILGCGGLDPDNIAQVLSRTGLKEMHFAALADVPSAMRYRNPRVGMGGSDLDREYRTTVTDGALVAATIAAARGEA, encoded by the coding sequence TTGACCAAACAATCTCCCCTGCCCCTGATCGAACTCTGCGTCGAAGGCATTGACGGGCTGCTTGCCGCGCAGGCCGCCGGCGCCGACCGGGTCGAACTCTGCGCCAGCCTGGTCGAGGGCGGCATCACGCCGAGCCTCGGCACGGTGCGCGCGGCCCTCGAGCTCGCCACCGTTCCGTTCCACGTCATCGTCAGGCCGCGCGGCGGCGATTTCCTCTACAGCGACACCGAATATCGCTCGATGCTCGCCGATGTGAGCGCGCTCGCCGATCTCGGCGTCGCCGGCGTCGTCGTTGGCTGCCTGAATGCCGACGGCACCATCGACGAGGCCCGCATGGGCGAATTGGTGCGCGCGGCTGGCCCGCTCAACGTCACCTGCCACCGCGCCTTCGACATGACGCGCGACCCGGTTGAGGCGCTCGAGGCGCTGGTCCGCTGCAAGGTCGGCCGCGTGCTGACCAGCGGCCAGCGCGACTCGGCACTGGAGGGCGCCGAGCTTCTGGCCGCGCTCGTCCGCCAGGCGGGCGAGCGCATCATCATCCTCGGCTGCGGTGGGCTCGATCCCGACAACATCGCCCAAGTGCTGAGCCGGACCGGACTGAAGGAAATGCATTTCGCGGCACTCGCCGATGTGCCGAGCGCGATGCGCTACCGCAACCCGCGCGTCGGCATGGGCGGCAGCGATCTCGACCGCGAATACCGCACCACCGTGACCGACGGGGCACTGGTAGCGGCGACTATCGCCGCCGCCAGGGGCGAGGCATGA
- a CDS encoding carboxymuconolactone decarboxylase family protein: MQARLKNPVMLIPGALQALMALDKSTEAADVPYVTRKLVHLRASQINGCSVCVDMHARELKKAGEKDERIFAVSAWRETPYFTEPERAALALAEATTRLSDRADAVPDDVWNEAAQHYDEKQLAALVVQIALINAFNRLNAATRQPVGAWG, translated from the coding sequence GTGCAAGCACGACTGAAGAACCCCGTAATGCTCATCCCCGGTGCGCTGCAGGCGCTGATGGCCCTGGACAAGTCGACCGAGGCCGCCGATGTGCCCTATGTCACGCGCAAGCTCGTCCATCTGCGCGCCAGCCAGATCAACGGCTGCAGCGTCTGCGTCGACATGCATGCGCGCGAATTGAAGAAGGCCGGCGAGAAGGACGAGCGCATCTTCGCTGTCTCCGCCTGGCGGGAAACGCCCTATTTCACCGAACCGGAACGTGCCGCACTTGCGCTGGCCGAAGCGACGACCCGGCTGAGCGATCGGGCCGACGCGGTTCCCGACGATGTCTGGAACGAGGCCGCCCAGCACTATGATGAAAAGCAACTGGCCGCGCTGGTGGTGCAGATCGCGCTGATCAACGCCTTCAACCGCCTCAACGCCGCCACCAGGCAGCCGGTCGGCGCCTGGGGCTGA
- a CDS encoding cupin domain-containing protein gives MRIALASALLTVALSTTAANALDSGATPVVVTPLADRTTTASGQPITLPQKNVEVIVSTFEIAVGATLPVHKHPFARFAYVEAGTLKVTNVETGNSNTYKTGDFIVEMIGQWHQATNVGDDPVKLLVIDQVEQGAKNTVLRQ, from the coding sequence ATGCGAATCGCCCTGGCATCGGCGCTGCTGACCGTCGCGCTTTCCACAACCGCCGCCAACGCTCTGGACAGCGGCGCAACACCCGTCGTCGTGACGCCGCTCGCCGATCGCACGACGACGGCCTCCGGCCAGCCGATCACGCTGCCGCAGAAGAACGTCGAGGTCATCGTCTCGACCTTCGAGATCGCTGTCGGCGCGACCTTGCCGGTCCACAAGCACCCGTTTGCCCGCTTTGCCTATGTCGAGGCGGGGACGCTCAAGGTGACCAATGTCGAGACCGGCAACAGCAACACCTACAAGACCGGCGATTTCATCGTCGAGATGATCGGCCAGTGGCACCAGGCCACCAATGTCGGCGACGACCCGGTGAAACTGCTCGTCATCGATCAGGTCGAGCAAGGCGCCAAGAACACGGTGCTGCGCCAGTAG
- a CDS encoding type IV toxin-antitoxin system AbiEi family antitoxin domain-containing protein — MAGGPGPSLRDRAVAFARKKGEVRTREMTEIGIPRCYLARMCDEGLLSKVGYGLYRATDREVVSSDFGQAEVCGERF, encoded by the coding sequence TTGGCCGGCGGGCCTGGGCCATCCCTCCGAGACCGCGCTGTCGCATTTGCCCGAAAAAAGGGTGAAGTGCGAACGCGCGAGATGACTGAGATCGGAATTCCCCGCTGCTATCTGGCCCGCATGTGCGACGAGGGTCTGCTCAGCAAGGTTGGCTATGGACTCTACCGCGCCACAGATCGCGAGGTGGTATCATCAGATTTTGGCCAAGCCGAGGTTTGCGGAGAGCGTTTTTGA